The genomic window ATGGCCGACGCCATCCGGCTGCCTAACTACAAAGGTTAGTTCATCCACCGAGCACGTAGACCGTGAGCGATATCAGCACCACGATAACGATGGCCGCGATGTAGAAATAGTTCATCCGCCGGGCCTCCTTCTTGACCTTGGAACGGTAATCGTCCCGGCACTTGTCGGAACAGAACTCCTCGCCCACTGGAATGGGCTCATCGCACATGATGCAGTGGGTATGGTCGGGCAGGATGTCGGTCATGTTCGGTGTCTCCCATGCTCACCGGGGACTTAATGTTTGCTGGGAATGAGCACCGAGGCGACGGACGAAGCCACCACTACCTTCAATGCGTCAATGACCACGAACGGGAGGAATCCCAAAGCGAAAGCGGTCAGCAGGTCCGTATGCATGATCAGGCCGATCTGGAGCGACCCTAGGCTCAAGATGATCGCATCTGCCACCATCAATGACAGCAATATTTGGCCATGGCTCATTCCGTTCCGCCGTTCCACCACTTCTCCCAGGAAGAACGAGGCCGCCAGGAACCCGAACAGGTATCCGCCGGTGATCCCTGACAACGCCGCAAACCCCACCATGCCGGTGAACCAACCGAACGTGCCCGCCATTCCGATGAACATGAGTTGGCTTATCAACCCGTAGCGGCCGATCACGACCGCTGCCAGCAGAACGACCAGCACCTGACCGGTGAAGGGGACTGGAGTAAATGGCAAAAAGAAGCGTATCTGAGCTGCCAAAGCGGTCAGGACCGCAAAGAAGAACGCTGCGCCCAACTTCTCCATCACTGTCGCTTCGTTGCGCCAAAGGTATAGCGATCCGCCGATGTGATCCCGGAACTGACCATAGGCAATTGCGCTGTTCATCAAAACGCTCTAATGGAGTGCCGCCTGATAAAAGTTATCATGTAGCAACATCCAGCAGCCTTGATTTTAGTCATAAAGTAATGGATAATTCTTGCAAAGTTTTATAGTGGACAAGCAGTTGAACGGCATCGACGGGATTCTATTTCAGGGCGGCTCCGTACGATCTTGGTGGCAACGATATGAGAAGGGTGTTGGTTCGCTCGGAAATCTGTGTAGGATGCAGGTCATGCGAGATCGCCTGCATGAACCACCATATGACCGATATCGAATTCGACCCCAGTTCCAGGCCATTGGCGGTCCCCCGGGTGAAGGTAGAATCAGGATTGCTGGACCGGGCCCCCTTCCAGGCAGATGAGCACGATGGCAATGGTTCCAGAGGGAATCTGCGCAAGACGTTCGTTATCCTGTGCCAGCACTGCGATGAGCCGGAATGTGTCGGGGCCTGCATCGCAGGTGCCCTGACCAAGGATCCAGATGGGGCCGTGCGGCATCACCCGGAGCTTTGCGTCGGTTGCCTTATGTGTATCATGGCCTGTCCCTATGAGGCGATGCGCCGCGACCCGGTGGGCAAGACGGTGGTCAAATGCGACCTATGCGGAGGCAAGGAAATTCCATCCTGTATCGAGGCCTGCAAGGTCGGGGCGCTTTACCTCGAAACGGAGACCGACGGAGGCAGCTGAAATGCGTTCCTACCGATACATCATCATTGGGAATAGCGCCGCTGGCATAGCGACCGTGGAAGGCATCCGCAAACGAGATCGCGAGGGTTCGATCGCGATCATTTCACAGGAAGATGGAGGCATATACTCCAGACCCATGCTCTCCCATTATCTTTCCGGAAAGATACCAGAGGAAAAGCTGAACTTCAGGCAGGAGGACTTCTACACCCGGAACGGGGCCGAGACCTTCCTGGGAAGATGCTTGATCAAGGTGGACCCGGTCAAGAACCGAGCGATCCTGACGGACGGAGAGGAGTTAACGTTCGAAAAGGTGATGATCGCTGCCGGGGCGCACGCGAAACGACATGAGATGCCCGGCGGCACTCTCAAGAATGTGTTCACGCTGCACAATCGGAAGGACGCAAAGGAGATAGGGGCGGCGGCGGCCCCTGGCATGCGGGCCGTCGTCCTAGGGGGTGGGCCGGTCGGGATGGGTGCCATACAGGCGTTGAGGACCAGGGGTCTGGACGTGACGATAATCATATCGTCCGGAAGACTGATGTCGCAGTTGCTGGACGATGAGGGTTCAGAGATCGTCAGGGAAAGGATCGAGAGGAACGGCATCAAGGTCCAATTCAACTCGACCGCCGTGGAGATACTGGGAAAGGACAGGGTCACCGGATTGCGGTTGGATGATGGAAGCGAGGTCCCCAGCGATCTCGTCGTGTTCTGCAAAGGGGTCGTTCCGAACATAGGATTGGTCAAGGGCACCGACATCGATGTCCGTCAGGGCATAGTGGTAAACAGCAGGATGTGCACCAACATCCCGAACGTCTATGCTGCTGGCGACGTTGCCGAAGCCCTGGACATCCTTTCAGGCGGATGGAGCAGTCATTCGATCTGGCCCAACGCCACCGAACAGGGGCGCATCGCGGGCGAGAACATGGCCGGAGGGGAGGTCGACTACCCGGGGGCCATTGCCATGAACTCTGTGAACGTGTTCGGCCTGCCAATGATGGTGATGGGATCGGTCCGTCCCAAGGATAGGGATGGGGTCTCATTCATGCGCAGCGGGAGCGGTGAGCAGTA from Methanomassiliicoccales archaeon includes these protein-coding regions:
- a CDS encoding DUF2116 family Zn-ribbon domain-containing protein, producing the protein MTDILPDHTHCIMCDEPIPVGEEFCSDKCRDDYRSKVKKEARRMNYFYIAAIVIVVLISLTVYVLGG
- a CDS encoding biotin transporter BioY; translated protein: MNSAIAYGQFRDHIGGSLYLWRNEATVMEKLGAAFFFAVLTALAAQIRFFLPFTPVPFTGQVLVVLLAAVVIGRYGLISQLMFIGMAGTFGWFTGMVGFAALSGITGGYLFGFLAASFFLGEVVERRNGMSHGQILLSLMVADAIILSLGSLQIGLIMHTDLLTAFALGFLPFVVIDALKVVVASSVASVLIPSKH
- a CDS encoding 4Fe-4S dicluster domain-containing protein; this encodes MTDIEFDPSSRPLAVPRVKVESGLLDRAPFQADEHDGNGSRGNLRKTFVILCQHCDEPECVGACIAGALTKDPDGAVRHHPELCVGCLMCIMACPYEAMRRDPVGKTVVKCDLCGGKEIPSCIEACKVGALYLETETDGGS
- a CDS encoding FAD-dependent oxidoreductase, producing the protein MRSYRYIIIGNSAAGIATVEGIRKRDREGSIAIISQEDGGIYSRPMLSHYLSGKIPEEKLNFRQEDFYTRNGAETFLGRCLIKVDPVKNRAILTDGEELTFEKVMIAAGAHAKRHEMPGGTLKNVFTLHNRKDAKEIGAAAAPGMRAVVLGGGPVGMGAIQALRTRGLDVTIIISSGRLMSQLLDDEGSEIVRERIERNGIKVQFNSTAVEILGKDRVTGLRLDDGSEVPSDLVVFCKGVVPNIGLVKGTDIDVRQGIVVNSRMCTNIPNVYAAGDVAEALDILSGGWSSHSIWPNATEQGRIAGENMAGGEVDYPGAIAMNSVNVFGLPMMVMGSVRPKDRDGVSFMRSGSGEQYKCITLKGDRIIGTLLVGKVSNAGIYSMLIKRKMDISKVRGILLSDDFDRGKLIDQGVIDENDAI